The following proteins come from a genomic window of Streptomyces sp. NBC_01716:
- a CDS encoding aminopeptidase P family protein, giving the protein MTGSDASTAQPAAGTPAAPVPFTADDYRARMERAVRDATAAGLAGVLVAPGPDMVWLTGYRPPADTERLTLLVLTPDAGPVLVVPKLEAPDAAKAVGAPALTLRDWTDGVDPYAVTAPALTATGRYGISDNTWALHLIGLQEALPGSSYTPLTNALPMLRAVKDAREVARLAAAGAAADSAYEEIKKVPFAGRRETEVAADLAGLLREFGHSQVDFTVVGSGPNGADPHHEAGERVIRGGDMVVLDFGGLREGYGSDTSRTVHVGEPTEEERRVHDVVRAAQRAACEAVRPGIACQEVDRVARAVINDAGYGEYFIHRTGHGIGVTTHEPPYMVEGEELPLVPGMCFSVEPGIYLPGRFGVRIEDIVTVTETGGRRLNTTERELAVVG; this is encoded by the coding sequence ATGACTGGCAGCGACGCATCCACCGCACAACCGGCCGCCGGGACTCCAGCGGCCCCTGTCCCCTTCACCGCCGACGACTACCGCGCCCGGATGGAGCGCGCGGTGCGGGACGCCACCGCCGCCGGGCTGGCCGGCGTCCTCGTGGCTCCGGGGCCCGACATGGTCTGGCTCACCGGTTACCGGCCGCCCGCCGACACCGAGCGGCTCACCCTGCTCGTCCTCACCCCGGACGCCGGCCCCGTCCTCGTGGTGCCGAAGCTGGAGGCGCCCGACGCCGCGAAGGCGGTCGGCGCGCCCGCGCTGACCCTGCGGGACTGGACCGACGGCGTCGACCCGTACGCCGTGACCGCGCCCGCGCTGACCGCGACCGGGCGCTACGGCATCAGCGACAACACGTGGGCCCTGCACCTCATCGGCCTCCAGGAAGCCCTGCCAGGCTCCTCCTACACGCCGTTGACGAACGCGCTGCCGATGCTGCGCGCGGTCAAGGACGCGCGGGAGGTGGCACGGCTCGCGGCGGCGGGGGCGGCGGCCGACTCCGCGTACGAGGAGATCAAGAAGGTGCCCTTCGCGGGCCGCAGGGAGACCGAGGTCGCGGCGGACCTCGCCGGTCTGCTGCGCGAATTCGGCCATTCCCAGGTCGACTTCACCGTCGTCGGCTCCGGCCCCAACGGCGCCGACCCGCACCACGAGGCCGGTGAACGGGTCATCAGGGGCGGCGACATGGTCGTGCTGGACTTCGGCGGGCTCCGCGAGGGTTACGGCTCCGACACCTCCCGTACCGTCCACGTCGGCGAGCCGACGGAGGAGGAGCGGCGCGTCCACGACGTGGTGCGCGCGGCGCAGCGGGCGGCTTGCGAAGCGGTGCGGCCGGGCATCGCCTGCCAGGAGGTGGACCGGGTGGCACGCGCGGTGATCAACGACGCGGGATACGGCGAGTACTTCATCCACCGCACCGGGCACGGTATCGGCGTCACCACCCATGAGCCGCCCTACATGGTCGAGGGCGAGGAACTGCCGCTCGTACCCGGCATGTGCTTCTCGGTCGAGCCCGGCATCTATCTGCCGGGCCGCTTCGGCGTCCGGATCGAGGACATCGTCACGGTCACGGAGACCGGGGGCCGCCGGCTCAACACGACGGAGCGTGAGCTGGCCGTGGTCGGCTAG
- a CDS encoding GNAT family N-acetyltransferase, giving the protein MLIREATREDWTAIWPFFHRIVAAGDTFTYPTDLGEQDASEWWLLAPPNRTVVAVDDAGTVLGTAKMNTNHMGNGSHIASASYMVDAEHTGRGVGRALCEYSLEWARTEGFRAMQFNAVVETNTHAVKLYESLGFTVLGTLPEGFRHPVRGYVGLHIMHRAL; this is encoded by the coding sequence ATGCTGATCAGGGAAGCCACCCGCGAGGACTGGACCGCCATCTGGCCGTTCTTCCACCGGATCGTGGCCGCGGGCGACACCTTCACGTATCCGACCGACCTCGGTGAGCAGGACGCGAGCGAGTGGTGGCTGCTGGCTCCGCCGAACCGTACCGTCGTCGCCGTGGACGACGCGGGCACGGTCCTCGGCACCGCCAAGATGAACACCAACCACATGGGCAACGGCTCGCACATCGCGAGCGCCAGCTACATGGTCGACGCGGAACACACGGGCCGGGGCGTGGGCCGCGCGCTGTGCGAGTACAGCCTGGAGTGGGCGCGTACGGAGGGTTTCCGCGCGATGCAGTTCAACGCCGTCGTGGAGACCAACACGCACGCGGTGAAGCTGTACGAATCACTCGGCTTCACGGTGCTCGGCACGCTCCCGGAGGGCTTCCGCCATCCGGTACGGGGCTATGTCGGCCTCCACATCATGCACCGCGCGCTCTGA
- a CDS encoding ATP-binding protein, which yields MEIPAAQRAAPSLPPTGVRHVWCLPDTDLTQAADARRKATGVLEGWRLPRATVDDAVLVVCELVTNALRHGRSPVRIALHRGVHLGHGALTISVSDQGKIAYPSGPEEDLVHAGENGRGLSIVAALAQAHGYEGGSSTTFWARLPTRAADGL from the coding sequence ATGGAGATTCCGGCCGCTCAGCGCGCCGCACCCAGCCTGCCTCCCACCGGTGTACGGCACGTCTGGTGCCTGCCGGACACCGATCTGACGCAGGCAGCCGATGCCCGGCGGAAGGCCACCGGTGTGCTGGAGGGGTGGCGGCTGCCGCGCGCCACCGTCGACGACGCCGTCCTTGTGGTGTGCGAGCTGGTGACCAACGCGCTCCGCCACGGCCGCAGTCCGGTGCGCATCGCGCTCCACCGGGGGGTTCATCTGGGCCATGGCGCCCTGACGATAAGCGTCAGCGACCAAGGCAAGATCGCCTACCCGTCCGGCCCAGAGGAGGACCTGGTGCACGCCGGGGAGAACGGCCGGGGGCTGTCCATCGTGGCCGCGCTCGCCCAGGCCCACGGGTACGAGGGGGGAAGCTCGACCACCTTCTGGGCCCGGCTGCCCACCCGTGCGGCGGACGGACTGTAG
- a CDS encoding bifunctional transcriptional activator/DNA repair enzyme AdaA, with protein MDEETRYEAVASRDARFDGAFFFAVETTGIYCRPSCPAVTPKRENVRFYPTAAAAQGSGFRACRRCRPDAVPGSAEWNVRADVVGRAMRMIGDGVVDREGVPGLAGRLGYSARQVQRQLTAELGAGPVALARAQRAHTARTLLQTTALPVTEIAFAAGFASVRQFNDTIRQIYARTPSGLRAESANGMSGPGRTRRPSERVPAAPTLAGIPLRLAHRGAYAAREMFDLLAAEAVPCVEEVTGGPGARTYRRTLRLPHGPGIVSVDESLPPTGTGARSGWLEARIHLTDLRDLTTAVQRLRRLLDLDADPYAVDERLAADPLLAPLVAARPGLRAPGAADAEEYALRVHAGPAGARRLVAAYGETVERPCGKLTRLFPAPAALVTDPVAGPLATALADGTVRLDSGAGRDEAERALLTVPGVTPRTAALIRMRGLGDPDVAPDVAPDDEPRGAAWRPWRSYAAWHLRIRAGQTVSSSPQL; from the coding sequence ATGGACGAAGAGACCAGGTACGAGGCGGTGGCCAGCCGCGACGCCCGATTCGACGGCGCGTTCTTCTTCGCCGTCGAGACCACCGGCATCTACTGCCGGCCCAGCTGCCCGGCGGTCACCCCGAAACGCGAGAACGTCCGCTTCTACCCCACGGCCGCCGCTGCCCAGGGCAGCGGCTTCCGCGCTTGCCGGCGGTGCAGGCCCGACGCCGTGCCCGGGTCGGCGGAGTGGAACGTACGCGCCGATGTCGTCGGCCGCGCCATGCGGATGATCGGCGACGGGGTCGTGGACCGCGAGGGCGTACCCGGACTGGCCGGGCGGCTCGGCTACAGCGCCCGGCAGGTCCAGCGCCAGCTCACCGCCGAACTCGGCGCCGGGCCCGTCGCCCTCGCCCGCGCGCAGCGCGCCCACACCGCGCGGACGCTGCTCCAGACCACCGCCCTGCCGGTCACGGAGATCGCCTTCGCCGCCGGATTCGCGAGCGTGCGGCAGTTCAACGACACGATCCGGCAGATCTACGCCCGTACGCCGAGCGGCCTGCGCGCCGAGTCCGCCAACGGCATGAGCGGCCCAGGCCGCACCCGCCGCCCGAGCGAGCGTGTCCCCGCGGCGCCTACGCTCGCCGGTATCCCGCTACGGCTCGCCCACCGCGGCGCCTACGCGGCACGCGAGATGTTCGACCTGCTCGCCGCCGAGGCCGTCCCCTGTGTCGAGGAGGTCACCGGCGGGCCGGGCGCCCGCACCTACCGGCGTACGCTGCGCCTGCCGCACGGCCCCGGGATCGTCTCGGTCGACGAATCCCTCCCGCCTACGGGCACGGGCGCCCGCTCCGGCTGGCTGGAGGCCCGGATCCACCTCACCGACCTGCGCGACCTCACCACCGCCGTACAACGCCTGCGCCGGCTCCTCGACCTCGACGCCGATCCGTACGCCGTGGACGAACGCCTCGCCGCCGACCCCCTCCTCGCGCCGCTTGTCGCGGCCCGCCCCGGGCTGCGGGCGCCGGGCGCCGCCGACGCCGAGGAGTACGCGCTCCGCGTCCACGCCGGTCCCGCCGGGGCGCGGCGGCTCGTCGCGGCGTACGGGGAGACGGTCGAGCGCCCCTGCGGCAAACTCACCCGCCTCTTCCCCGCGCCCGCCGCCCTGGTGACCGACCCGGTGGCCGGCCCGCTCGCCACCGCGCTCGCCGACGGCACCGTACGGCTCGACAGCGGAGCCGGCCGCGACGAGGCCGAGCGGGCGCTGCTCACCGTGCCCGGGGTGACGCCCCGCACGGCGGCGCTCATCCGGATGCGCGGCCTGGGCGACCCGGACGTGGCACCGGACGTGGCGCCGGACGACGAGCCTCGCGGGGCGGCATGGCGCCCGTGGCGTTCGTACGCCGCCTGGCACCTGAGGATCCGAGCCGGTCAGACCGTCTCGTCCAGCCCCCAGCTGTGA
- a CDS encoding PPOX class F420-dependent oxidoreductase, with amino-acid sequence MSEFSEAERLYLSSQRLGRLATVDPKGQPQANPVGFFPQADGTILIGGYALGTTKKWRNLQANPLVGLVVDDIVSVKPWKVRGVDIRGEAELLTGPHELGPHFSEELIRIHPRKIHSWGLDETV; translated from the coding sequence ATGAGCGAATTCAGCGAGGCCGAGCGCCTGTATCTCTCCTCCCAGCGGCTGGGGCGGCTGGCCACCGTCGATCCGAAGGGCCAGCCGCAGGCCAACCCGGTGGGCTTCTTCCCGCAGGCGGACGGCACGATCCTGATCGGCGGTTACGCGCTGGGCACCACGAAGAAGTGGCGGAATCTCCAGGCCAACCCCCTGGTGGGGCTGGTCGTCGACGACATCGTGAGCGTCAAGCCCTGGAAGGTACGCGGTGTGGACATCCGGGGTGAGGCCGAACTGCTCACCGGGCCACACGAGTTGGGGCCGCACTTCAGCGAGGAGCTGATCCGGATCCATCCCCGGAAGATTCACAGCTGGGGGCTGGACGAGACGGTCTGA
- a CDS encoding helix-turn-helix domain-containing protein, which translates to MGKAELPPQSDMQKIMRTWRARRNLEDVPGLKDLPRHRHRRGQLTQSIMADLLGVDERHYRRLEHGEGRISKDLVRDCARILDLNPAEASALYVWSGHQPPRTAVPEHPDVPDDLLGLLHRIGHGAYWCDDTYTVLAYNCRAAWHWPWMQRPGVNVMEELLAPFSQGREQCRQWETHWAPYMVAELRRSSVVDLEHDPIQRVVRRVRRSAEVRRLWDGDERAEMSLHPYGTVRPMVLPLTGRVHVSVQALEPLANPGLRMIVGIPVDFTEPALPTGPPPPPRPADAEPG; encoded by the coding sequence ATGGGAAAAGCGGAGCTGCCCCCTCAGTCGGACATGCAGAAGATCATGCGTACGTGGCGGGCGCGCCGGAATCTGGAAGACGTTCCCGGGCTGAAGGACCTGCCCCGGCACCGGCACCGCCGCGGACAGCTCACGCAGTCGATCATGGCCGATCTGCTCGGAGTGGACGAGCGGCACTACCGGCGCCTCGAACACGGCGAGGGGCGGATCAGCAAGGACCTGGTCAGGGACTGCGCCCGGATTCTGGACCTGAACCCGGCGGAGGCGTCCGCCCTTTACGTGTGGTCCGGTCACCAGCCGCCGCGGACGGCCGTCCCGGAACACCCGGACGTCCCCGACGACCTGCTCGGGCTGCTGCACCGCATCGGCCACGGCGCCTACTGGTGCGACGACACCTACACCGTTCTCGCCTACAACTGCCGCGCCGCCTGGCACTGGCCCTGGATGCAGCGCCCCGGCGTCAATGTCATGGAGGAACTGCTCGCCCCCTTCTCCCAGGGACGTGAGCAGTGCCGGCAGTGGGAGACCCACTGGGCGCCCTACATGGTCGCCGAGCTGCGCCGCAGCTCCGTCGTGGACCTGGAGCACGACCCGATCCAGCGCGTGGTGCGCCGTGTCCGGCGCTCGGCGGAGGTGCGCCGCCTCTGGGACGGCGACGAACGCGCGGAGATGAGCCTGCACCCCTACGGAACGGTGCGCCCGATGGTCCTGCCGCTCACCGGCCGGGTCCATGTCTCGGTCCAGGCACTGGAGCCGCTGGCCAACCCGGGACTGCGGATGATCGTGGGCATCCCCGTCGACTTCACGGAACCGGCCCTGCCGACGGGCCCGCCGCCCCCGCCACGGCCGGCGGACGCGGAGCCGGGGTGA
- a CDS encoding AraC family transcriptional regulator, whose protein sequence is MGRAVEETNRRMLRVRDAMDRDYAQPLDVPALARIAHVSQAHFTRTFRATFGETPHRYLQRRRVERAMFLLRETDRAVTDICYEVGFSSPATFSRTFRDIVGRPPRTYRKEVAAAVAYVPSCFTKAWTRPSTAAGVD, encoded by the coding sequence GTGGGCCGCGCCGTGGAGGAGACCAATCGCCGCATGCTGCGGGTGCGCGACGCGATGGACCGTGACTACGCGCAGCCGCTGGACGTCCCTGCCCTGGCCAGGATCGCCCATGTGTCGCAGGCGCATTTCACTCGGACCTTCCGCGCCACGTTCGGCGAGACCCCGCACCGTTATCTCCAGCGCCGTCGGGTCGAGCGCGCGATGTTCCTTCTGCGGGAGACGGACCGCGCCGTGACGGACATCTGCTACGAGGTCGGCTTCAGCAGTCCGGCGACCTTCAGCCGCACCTTCCGCGACATCGTCGGACGGCCGCCGAGGACGTACCGCAAGGAGGTGGCGGCGGCCGTCGCGTACGTACCGTCGTGCTTCACGAAGGCGTGGACGAGGCCGAGCACCGCCGCCGGTGTCGACTGA
- a CDS encoding peptidoglycan recognition protein family protein: MSIDRRVLLRGMGWAAAAGAGLTLAADAAGRAGEDGSAPPSRPQARPERPLRWSSAAPAVEPRTFWQEKPPPRRKPERTADEVRAVFIHHTIGPNDYTRPEVPGLIRTFAVDHVDNRQWDDIGYNFLVDRGGVIYEGRAGGIENPVVGAHTLGFNVGTVGIAALGDFSDGATVPEAMVDSLARLIAWKLGLYGVDPRGTTTLVSTNDGSRYKKGTRQIFRTVSGHRDGYSTRCPGGALYGALPRIRERAARLQGRPDS; encoded by the coding sequence ATGAGCATCGACCGGCGGGTGCTGCTTCGTGGCATGGGCTGGGCCGCCGCGGCAGGCGCGGGCCTCACCCTGGCCGCCGACGCCGCCGGAAGAGCCGGTGAGGACGGGTCGGCCCCGCCCTCGCGTCCGCAGGCACGCCCGGAACGGCCGCTCCGCTGGTCCAGCGCCGCGCCCGCCGTCGAGCCCCGGACGTTCTGGCAGGAGAAGCCCCCGCCCCGGCGGAAGCCGGAGCGCACCGCCGACGAGGTCAGGGCCGTGTTCATCCACCACACCATCGGCCCCAACGACTACACGCGTCCCGAGGTCCCCGGTCTCATCCGTACCTTCGCCGTCGACCACGTCGACAACCGCCAGTGGGACGACATCGGCTACAACTTCCTGGTCGACCGGGGCGGCGTCATCTACGAGGGCCGCGCGGGCGGCATCGAGAACCCCGTCGTCGGCGCGCACACCCTGGGGTTCAACGTCGGCACCGTCGGCATCGCGGCGCTGGGCGACTTCAGCGACGGCGCGACGGTGCCCGAGGCGATGGTCGACTCACTCGCCCGGCTGATCGCGTGGAAGCTCGGGCTGTACGGGGTGGATCCGCGCGGCACGACGACGCTGGTGTCGACCAACGACGGGAGCCGGTACAAGAAGGGCACCCGGCAGATCTTCCGTACAGTCTCGGGCCACCGTGACGGCTACTCGACGCGCTGTCCTGGCGGCGCGCTGTACGGGGCACTCCCCCGGATACGCGAACGCGCCGCCCGCCTCCAGGGCCGCCCGGACAGCTAG
- a CDS encoding VOC family protein: MFNALTISQIYVLDQDEALDFYVGKLGLEVHTDADLGFMRWLTVNVPGVPDRQILLEKPGPPAMSEETAQQVRELVTKGATGGSLFFTTDDCRGTYETLKGRGVEFTDEPTDRPYGIDCGLRDPFGNSIRFSQPKS; the protein is encoded by the coding sequence ATGTTCAACGCACTCACGATCTCGCAGATTTACGTCCTCGATCAGGACGAGGCACTCGACTTCTACGTCGGCAAGCTCGGTCTGGAGGTCCACACCGACGCCGACCTGGGCTTCATGCGCTGGCTGACCGTCAATGTCCCCGGCGTGCCCGACAGACAGATCCTCCTGGAGAAGCCGGGCCCTCCGGCGATGTCCGAGGAGACCGCACAGCAGGTCCGTGAACTGGTGACGAAGGGCGCGACGGGCGGCTCGCTCTTCTTCACCACGGACGACTGCCGCGGGACGTACGAGACGCTGAAGGGCCGTGGCGTCGAGTTCACCGACGAGCCCACCGACCGGCCGTACGGCATCGACTGCGGGCTCCGCGACCCGTTCGGCAACAGCATCCGCTTCTCCCAGCCGAAGTCGTAG
- a CDS encoding cation diffusion facilitator family transporter, protein MNDPHGHAHPHGHAHPHGDAHPHGDERAHGDGHAHGPPLARLRHKAGHLLTPHSHESADKIDTALESSAKGMRALWVSLAVLGVTALAQVVVVILSGSVALLGDTVHNAADALTALPLGVAFVLGRRAATRGFTYGYGRAEDVAGIVIVLTIAASAVFAGWTAVDRLLDPQRVSHLPAVAIAAVAGFAGNEWVARYRIRVGREIGSAALVADGLHARTDGFTSLAVLLGAGGAAIGWRLADPIVGLLITAAIVLVLRDAAREVFRRVMDAVDPALVDAAESALLDVPGVRAVGELRLRWIGHRLRAEVAVVVDGELTVRQAHDVSVAAEHALLHAVPKLTAALVHSDPAATAGEADPHAALIHHAPSRGHGHAPAPLV, encoded by the coding sequence ATGAACGACCCGCACGGACACGCCCACCCGCACGGACACGCCCACCCGCACGGAGACGCCCACCCGCACGGAGACGAGCGCGCTCACGGAGACGGGCACGCTCATGGGCCGCCCCTCGCTCGTCTGCGCCACAAGGCCGGACATCTCCTCACCCCCCACTCCCACGAATCGGCCGACAAGATCGACACCGCCCTCGAATCGTCGGCGAAGGGCATGCGCGCGCTGTGGGTCTCGCTGGCGGTACTCGGCGTGACGGCGCTCGCGCAGGTGGTGGTCGTCATCCTGTCCGGCTCGGTGGCGCTGCTCGGTGACACCGTCCACAACGCCGCCGACGCCCTCACCGCTCTGCCGCTCGGCGTCGCGTTCGTACTCGGCCGGCGCGCGGCCACCCGCGGATTCACCTACGGGTACGGGCGCGCCGAGGACGTCGCCGGCATCGTCATCGTGCTGACCATCGCCGCCTCGGCCGTCTTCGCCGGGTGGACCGCCGTCGACCGGCTGCTCGACCCGCAGCGCGTCAGCCATCTGCCGGCCGTCGCCATCGCCGCCGTGGCCGGCTTCGCCGGCAACGAGTGGGTCGCCCGCTACCGCATCCGCGTCGGCCGCGAGATCGGCTCGGCCGCCCTGGTCGCCGACGGGCTGCACGCCCGTACCGACGGCTTCACCTCACTCGCCGTCCTGCTGGGCGCGGGTGGCGCCGCGATCGGCTGGCGGCTCGCCGACCCGATCGTCGGCCTGCTCATCACCGCCGCCATCGTGCTTGTCCTGCGCGACGCCGCCCGCGAGGTGTTCCGCCGCGTCATGGACGCCGTCGACCCCGCGCTCGTGGACGCCGCCGAGTCGGCCCTGCTGGACGTCCCCGGTGTACGGGCGGTGGGCGAGCTCCGGCTGCGCTGGATCGGGCACCGGCTGCGCGCCGAGGTCGCGGTCGTGGTGGACGGCGAGCTGACCGTACGTCAGGCGCATGACGTGTCGGTCGCGGCTGAGCACGCGCTGCTGCACGCCGTACCGAAACTGACCGCCGCCCTGGTCCATTCCGACCCCGCCGCCACCGCCGGTGAAGCCGACCCGCACGCGGCGCTGATCCACCACGCGCCCAGTCGCGGTCACGGTCACGCCCCTGCCCCTCTCGTCTGA
- a CDS encoding ArsR/SmtB family transcription factor, translating into MQLSPAHDAHPPIPGEEQFTLAAEVFAVLADRTRLVLLHALAGGEADVTTLTERCGAARPAVSQHLAKLRLAGLVVTRKEGRRVVYSLRDGHLRRVIDEALSLADHKLDGRPSHD; encoded by the coding sequence ATGCAACTATCACCTGCGCATGATGCGCACCCGCCCATCCCGGGCGAGGAGCAGTTCACGCTCGCCGCCGAGGTCTTCGCCGTCCTCGCCGACCGCACACGGCTGGTCCTGCTGCACGCACTGGCGGGCGGCGAGGCGGACGTCACGACCCTGACCGAGAGGTGCGGCGCGGCCCGCCCCGCCGTCAGCCAGCACCTCGCCAAGCTCCGGCTCGCCGGTCTGGTGGTCACCCGTAAGGAGGGCCGCCGGGTCGTCTACAGCCTCCGCGACGGCCATCTGCGGCGGGTGATCGACGAGGCGCTGAGCCTGGCCGACCACAAGCTCGACGGCCGCCCCTCGCACGACTGA
- a CDS encoding 6-phospho-beta-glucosidase — translation MRLTVLGGGGFRLPLVYGALLGDHAEGRVTDVVLHDVDTARLTAIARVLADQAAGVPDAPRVTVTTDLDEAIRGTDFVFSAIRVGGLEGRAADERVALAEGVLGQETVGAGGIAYGLRTVPVAVEIARRVARLAPDAWVINFTNPAGLVTEAMARHLGDRVIGICDSPVGLGRRVARVLGGDPGTAFIDYVGLNHLGWLRGLRIDGHDQLPRLLADPGLLGSIEEGKLFGTDWLRSLGSIPNEYLHYYYFNRETVRAYREAERTRGAFLRDQQARFYEEMDRSGTPALEAWDRTRAEREATYMAHNREAAGAGERAPEDLESGGYEKVALALMRAIAHDSRSTLILNVRNGTTLSVLDPEAVIEVPCLVDANGAHPVSVAPLPYHATGLVCAVKAVEREVLAAAESGSRTAAVKAFALHPLVDSVTVARRLVDGYVDVHPGLAYLR, via the coding sequence ATGAGGCTCACGGTCCTCGGCGGCGGGGGCTTCCGGCTCCCCCTGGTGTACGGCGCGCTCCTCGGCGACCATGCCGAGGGCCGGGTCACCGATGTCGTCCTGCACGACGTGGACACCGCCCGGCTGACCGCGATCGCCCGCGTGCTCGCCGACCAGGCGGCCGGCGTGCCCGACGCGCCGCGAGTCACCGTCACCACCGATCTGGACGAGGCGATCCGGGGCACCGACTTCGTCTTCTCGGCGATCCGGGTCGGCGGTCTCGAAGGCCGCGCGGCCGACGAACGCGTGGCGCTCGCCGAGGGGGTGCTCGGTCAGGAGACCGTCGGGGCCGGAGGTATCGCCTACGGCCTGCGGACGGTGCCCGTCGCCGTCGAGATCGCGCGCCGGGTCGCCAGGCTCGCGCCGGACGCCTGGGTCATCAACTTCACCAACCCGGCGGGGCTGGTCACCGAGGCGATGGCGCGCCATCTCGGCGACCGGGTGATCGGGATCTGCGACTCCCCCGTGGGGCTCGGCCGCCGCGTCGCGCGCGTACTGGGCGGCGACCCCGGTACGGCTTTCATCGACTACGTCGGCCTCAACCATCTCGGCTGGCTGCGCGGCCTGCGCATCGACGGCCACGACCAACTCCCGCGCCTGCTCGCCGATCCCGGACTGCTCGGCTCGATCGAGGAGGGCAAGCTGTTCGGCACGGACTGGCTCCGGTCCCTCGGCTCGATCCCCAACGAGTATCTGCACTACTACTACTTCAACCGCGAGACCGTACGCGCCTACCGCGAGGCCGAGCGCACACGTGGCGCCTTCCTGCGGGACCAACAGGCCCGTTTCTACGAGGAGATGGACCGGTCCGGAACGCCCGCGCTGGAGGCCTGGGACCGTACCCGCGCCGAACGCGAGGCCACCTACATGGCGCACAACCGCGAGGCGGCGGGCGCCGGCGAACGCGCCCCGGAGGACCTGGAGTCGGGCGGGTACGAGAAGGTCGCCCTCGCTCTGATGCGGGCCATCGCCCACGACAGCCGCTCGACGCTGATCCTCAACGTCCGCAACGGCACGACGCTTTCGGTGCTGGACCCCGAGGCCGTCATCGAGGTCCCGTGCCTCGTGGACGCGAACGGCGCCCATCCGGTGTCCGTGGCGCCGCTGCCGTATCACGCCACCGGTCTGGTCTGTGCCGTGAAGGCGGTCGAGCGTGAGGTGCTGGCGGCGGCGGAGAGCGGTTCGCGTACGGCGGCGGTGAAGGCGTTCGCGCTGCATCCGCTCGTCGACTCGGTGACGGTGGCGCGGCGGCTGGTGGACGGCTACGTGGACGTGCACCCGGGCCTGGCGTATCTCCGTTGA
- the rsgA gene encoding ribosome small subunit-dependent GTPase A → MSFSAASSEASSTAHPLAPYGWDEGWEAEFTPYAAQGLLPGRVVRVDRGQCDVVTPDGTVRADTEFVVPRDPMKVVCTGDWAAVDPGGDPRYVRTLLPRRTAFVRSTSSQRSEGQILAANVEHAIIAVSLAVELDLGRIERFLALAWESGAQPVVVLTKADLVPDPTGLSYLVDDVETTAPGVQVLALSAATGEGVDVLSAVVSGSTSVLLGVSGAGKSTLANALLGEDVMEVQATRDADGKGRHTTTTRNLLVLPGGGVLIDTPGLRGVGLWDAGQGVGQVFTEIEELAEGCRFHDCAHVSEPGCAVLAALADGSLPERRLESYRKLLRENQRIVAKTDARLRAEIRRDWRLKVAEGRAASEAKRGRAR, encoded by the coding sequence TTGTCTTTCTCTGCTGCCTCTTCCGAGGCTTCCTCCACCGCTCATCCGCTCGCCCCGTACGGCTGGGACGAGGGCTGGGAGGCGGAGTTCACCCCGTACGCCGCGCAGGGCCTGCTGCCCGGCCGCGTCGTGCGGGTCGACCGGGGCCAGTGCGATGTCGTCACTCCTGACGGCACCGTGCGGGCCGACACCGAGTTCGTCGTGCCGCGCGACCCGATGAAGGTCGTGTGCACCGGGGACTGGGCCGCGGTGGATCCCGGCGGCGATCCGCGGTACGTGCGGACGCTCCTGCCGCGTCGTACCGCCTTCGTACGCTCCACCTCGTCCCAGCGCTCCGAGGGCCAGATCCTCGCGGCCAACGTCGAACACGCGATCATCGCCGTATCGCTCGCCGTCGAGCTGGACCTGGGGCGGATCGAGCGCTTCCTGGCCCTGGCCTGGGAGAGCGGTGCGCAACCGGTCGTGGTGCTCACCAAGGCCGACCTCGTGCCGGACCCGACAGGGCTGTCGTATCTCGTCGACGACGTCGAGACCACGGCCCCCGGTGTGCAGGTCCTCGCCCTCAGCGCGGCCACGGGGGAAGGCGTCGACGTGCTGTCAGCCGTCGTATCGGGGAGTACGAGCGTGCTGCTCGGCGTCTCGGGCGCCGGGAAGTCGACGCTCGCCAACGCCCTGCTCGGCGAGGACGTCATGGAGGTCCAGGCCACCCGGGACGCGGACGGGAAGGGCCGGCACACCACGACCACCCGCAATCTCCTCGTGCTGCCCGGCGGTGGCGTCCTCATCGACACCCCGGGGCTGCGGGGTGTCGGGCTCTGGGACGCCGGGCAGGGCGTGGGGCAGGTGTTCACCGAGATCGAGGAGCTCGCCGAGGGGTGCAGGTTCCACGACTGCGCCCACGTCAGCGAGCCGGGGTGCGCGGTGCTCGCCGCGCTGGCCGACGGTTCGCTGCCCGAGCGGCGGCTGGAGAGCTACCGCAAGCTGCTGCGGGAGAACCAGCGCATCGTCGCCAAGACCGACGCCCGGCTGCGGGCCGAGATCCGGCGCGACTGGCGGCTCAAGGTCGCGGAGGGCCGCGCGGCCAGCGAGGCCAAGCGCGGGCGTGCCCGGTAG